A stretch of Haloprofundus halophilus DNA encodes these proteins:
- a CDS encoding M24 family metallopeptidase, whose product MDRTLIAGKVEQARAAVASDDTDCWITFCRETDEVDEPCLPYILGFDVVWPTAVVVGPEASAVVLGRHDAPNAERLGVHDVYPYDESFVPALREALDSVAADAETVAVNFDRDDNVADGLTHGLYLQLRDAIGDEYEFASAGDVVREVRGLKSATERERIYAAAETTEELLAAMVEAWDPSWTEAEIVDWLHARMTERDLGSAWSWEYCPTVHAGGASEVGHTLPGDRSVPRNELLHVDFGVRQDGYSADIQRLYVRGDVPDGLRSAFEDVRAAIDAGHEVLEAGVEGHEVDTAAREALTDAGWPAFEHAFGHQVGRAAHDGGTLLGPLWDRYGDAPNGEVRVGEIYTMELGVDTEWGYVGQEEMVEITETGTEWVVDPQTELRSL is encoded by the coding sequence ATGGACCGGACGCTCATCGCCGGGAAAGTCGAGCAGGCCCGCGCCGCCGTCGCCTCCGACGACACCGACTGCTGGATCACCTTCTGCCGCGAAACCGACGAGGTCGACGAACCGTGTCTCCCCTACATCCTGGGTTTCGACGTCGTCTGGCCCACCGCCGTCGTCGTCGGTCCCGAGGCGTCGGCCGTCGTTCTCGGCCGCCACGACGCACCCAACGCCGAGCGGCTCGGCGTCCACGACGTCTACCCCTACGACGAATCGTTCGTCCCCGCGCTCCGGGAGGCGCTCGACTCCGTCGCCGCCGACGCCGAGACGGTCGCCGTCAACTTCGACCGCGACGACAACGTCGCCGACGGCCTCACGCACGGTCTCTACCTCCAACTCCGGGACGCCATCGGCGACGAGTACGAGTTCGCGAGCGCGGGCGACGTCGTCCGCGAGGTCCGCGGGCTGAAGTCCGCGACCGAGCGGGAACGCATCTACGCCGCCGCCGAGACGACCGAGGAGCTGCTCGCCGCGATGGTCGAGGCGTGGGACCCCTCGTGGACCGAAGCCGAAATCGTCGACTGGCTCCACGCGCGGATGACCGAGCGTGACCTCGGCAGCGCGTGGAGCTGGGAGTACTGCCCGACGGTCCACGCCGGCGGGGCGAGCGAAGTCGGCCACACGCTACCCGGCGACCGCAGCGTCCCGAGAAACGAGCTCCTGCACGTCGACTTCGGCGTCCGTCAGGACGGCTACTCGGCGGATATCCAGCGGCTGTACGTCCGCGGCGACGTGCCCGACGGCCTCCGGTCGGCGTTCGAGGACGTTCGCGCGGCCATCGACGCCGGCCACGAGGTGCTCGAAGCGGGAGTGGAAGGGCACGAAGTCGACACCGCGGCGCGGGAGGCGCTGACCGACGCCGGGTGGCCCGCTTTCGAGCACGCCTTCGGCCACCAGGTCGGCCGCGCCGCCCACGACGGCGGGACGTTGCTCGGTCCGCTCTGGGACCGCTACGGCGACGCTCCGAACGGCGAGGTTCGCGTCGGCGAGATATACACGATGGAGCTCGGCGTCGACACCGAGTGGGGCTACGTCGGCCAAGAGGAGATGGTCGAGATAACCGAGACGGGGACCGAGTGGGTGGTCGACCCGCAGACGGAACTGCGGTCGTTGTGA
- a CDS encoding UPF0058 family protein → MHKDDLLELHEQMVIIMEYFRSQEGVDSSLFDPYDELSVEPSHVHKSKSEHKHAVFVLGNALASAMSDDEFSNAGRVGKRMEELANDAESKI, encoded by the coding sequence ATGCACAAGGACGACCTGCTCGAACTACACGAACAGATGGTGATTATCATGGAGTACTTCCGCTCCCAGGAGGGCGTCGACTCGTCGCTGTTCGACCCCTACGACGAACTGAGCGTCGAGCCCTCGCACGTCCACAAGTCCAAGAGCGAGCACAAACACGCCGTCTTCGTCCTCGGCAACGCGCTGGCGAGCGCGATGAGCGACGACGAGTTCTCCAACGCGGGCCGCGTCGGCAAGCGGATGGAAGAACTGGCCAACGACGCCGAATCGAAGATATAA
- a CDS encoding isochorismate synthase, which translates to MNPAQRNQQTTASHAEATLVSRSCEIPDVSFRAFLADQTAPRVHWASPDGLELVGGGAAAHLSASGPERFDHLRDEAAAVFDDVDHEGPAATRPRMLGGLSFDAGHEETPPWTGFAAATFVLPRVQLTRGDDATWLTVVEYGPDATPETADSALDAARDSLSELPMMRPSGGSPGVVDRRWRTPRDEWVAQVEQVTERIRSGDLLKVVLATALDLELAERVDIPDVLERLRRTYPECYRFLVQPTDEAAFFGPPPERLVKRDGRTVETEALAGSMPRGETPEDDADFAASLLESEKLQHEQQLVADTVCEQLERFGDVTARDKRIRKLSNIQHLWTPISATLDDDTHVLSLVEALHPTPAVGGLPLEAALETIRQTESFDRGWYASPVGWFDAEGDGEFAVGIRSGVAGGTRATLFAGNGIVGDSDPEAEWEELQPKVRPILDELER; encoded by the coding sequence ATGAACCCGGCGCAGCGCAACCAGCAGACGACGGCGTCGCACGCCGAGGCGACGCTCGTGAGTCGGTCCTGCGAGATTCCGGACGTTTCGTTTCGGGCCTTCCTCGCCGACCAGACCGCCCCCCGAGTCCACTGGGCGTCGCCCGACGGCCTCGAACTCGTCGGCGGCGGGGCGGCGGCGCACCTCAGCGCGTCGGGACCGGAGCGGTTCGACCACCTCCGCGACGAGGCGGCCGCCGTCTTCGACGACGTCGACCACGAAGGGCCGGCGGCGACGCGGCCGCGGATGCTCGGCGGCCTCTCGTTCGACGCCGGTCACGAGGAGACGCCGCCGTGGACCGGCTTCGCGGCGGCGACGTTCGTCCTCCCGCGCGTGCAGTTGACCCGCGGCGACGACGCGACGTGGCTCACCGTCGTCGAGTACGGGCCGGACGCGACGCCCGAAACGGCCGACTCGGCGCTCGACGCCGCGCGCGATTCGCTCTCGGAACTGCCGATGATGCGACCCAGCGGCGGGTCGCCCGGCGTCGTCGACAGACGCTGGCGGACACCCAGAGACGAGTGGGTCGCGCAGGTCGAACAGGTCACCGAACGCATCCGGTCGGGCGACCTGCTGAAAGTCGTGTTGGCGACGGCGCTGGACCTCGAACTCGCCGAGCGAGTCGACATCCCGGACGTGCTCGAACGGCTGCGCCGGACGTACCCCGAGTGTTATCGCTTCCTCGTCCAACCGACCGACGAGGCCGCCTTCTTCGGCCCGCCGCCGGAGCGCCTCGTCAAGCGCGACGGCCGAACCGTCGAGACCGAGGCGCTGGCGGGGTCGATGCCGCGCGGCGAGACGCCCGAGGACGACGCCGACTTCGCCGCGTCGCTGCTGGAGAGCGAGAAACTCCAGCACGAACAGCAACTCGTCGCCGACACCGTCTGCGAGCAGTTAGAGAGATTCGGCGACGTGACCGCCCGCGACAAACGCATTCGCAAACTGAGCAACATCCAGCACCTCTGGACACCCATTTCGGCGACGCTCGACGACGACACGCACGTGCTGTCGCTCGTCGAGGCGCTGCACCCGACGCCCGCCGTCGGCGGCCTGCCGCTGGAGGCGGCACTGGAGACGATTCGACAGACCGAGTCGTTCGACCGCGGCTGGTACGCCTCGCCCGTCGGTTGGTTCGACGCCGAAGGCGACGGCGAGTTCGCCGTCGGGATTCGCTCCGGAGTCGCGGGCGGGACGCGGGCGACGCTGTTCGCGGGCAACGGCATCGTCGGCGACAGCGACCCGGAGGCGGAGTGGGAGGAACTCCAGCCGAAAGTGCGACCGATTCTGGACGAG
- a CDS encoding DUF7120 family protein codes for MPKVKMNIPEHIEMQIAQLVEQGEFVNREEAVEELLSTGMKAYKTSGPMDNDEPGFEDDGMMGHEDEYVF; via the coding sequence ATGCCCAAAGTAAAGATGAACATCCCCGAGCACATCGAGATGCAGATCGCCCAACTCGTCGAACAGGGCGAGTTCGTCAACCGCGAGGAGGCGGTCGAAGAACTGCTCTCGACCGGTATGAAGGCTTACAAGACCAGCGGACCGATGGACAACGACGAACCGGGCTTCGAAGACGACGGGATGATGGGCCACGAAGACGAGTACGTCTTCTGA
- a CDS encoding flippase activity-associated protein Agl23: MTPRGDARSRFDRATLAVAALAVVGLVARLAGLGARAFHWDEARVGYWTLRYLDTGAFEYRPVAGGTFLPLVNRHVFALFGANDFTARLVVALAGGLLPLVALLYRSRLRDDETVAFALVLAVEPVLLYYSRFARGELLLTAFSLLAVGCFLRAVDADSRGSLYAGVAAVGLLLSTSGFAVVTLLCWALAAVLTFDHLRVRGDSNPVAAAGRIRRGLVSRATPLARSTFLLLGVVFVFYAPRAGDADGVGLWNLTTLPATVESAFLGSFRKFWAVRVDYRRTDGHELLPYVLDYAELLVTASLPVLGLAVGAFFYDRYLTGGRRPLLHFFGFWAGVSLLLVPMLAEQFAPWLAVHTVTALTLPAALGVAALARMGRIGLERDRAARVGVVALVSLVLLAHVGGVVAANVYGQPGPDDDLAQYAQPSQPLEPMLENASAAMERTDGPDVVYVGEAFYTLNADSDRRPPVSDAWGNRLPLPWYFERLDARQTSVADPNGLTMVAGEPAVVVADGERRSQVARRLEGYESTRYELGLWNREVFVFVKQ; this comes from the coding sequence ATGACACCTCGCGGCGACGCCCGCTCCCGGTTCGACCGCGCGACGCTCGCGGTCGCCGCGCTCGCGGTCGTCGGTCTCGTCGCCCGTCTCGCCGGACTCGGCGCGAGGGCGTTTCACTGGGACGAAGCGCGCGTCGGCTACTGGACGCTCCGCTACCTCGACACCGGCGCGTTCGAGTACCGCCCCGTCGCCGGCGGGACGTTTCTCCCGCTCGTCAACCGCCACGTGTTCGCGCTCTTCGGCGCGAACGACTTCACCGCTCGCCTCGTCGTCGCGCTCGCGGGCGGGCTGCTCCCGCTCGTCGCGCTCCTCTACCGAAGCCGACTCCGCGACGACGAGACGGTCGCGTTCGCGCTCGTCCTCGCCGTCGAACCGGTGCTGCTCTACTACTCGCGGTTCGCCCGCGGCGAGTTGCTACTGACCGCGTTCTCGCTGCTCGCAGTCGGCTGCTTCCTCCGCGCCGTCGACGCCGACAGTCGCGGGTCGCTGTACGCCGGCGTCGCCGCAGTCGGTCTCCTGCTCTCCACGTCGGGCTTCGCGGTCGTCACGCTCCTCTGCTGGGCGCTGGCGGCGGTGCTGACGTTCGACCACCTCCGCGTCCGCGGCGATTCGAACCCGGTCGCGGCCGCCGGACGCATCCGGCGCGGACTCGTCTCGCGGGCGACGCCGCTGGCGCGCTCGACGTTCCTCCTGCTCGGCGTGGTGTTCGTCTTCTACGCGCCCCGCGCCGGCGACGCCGACGGCGTCGGCCTCTGGAACCTGACGACGCTCCCGGCGACGGTCGAGTCGGCGTTTCTCGGGTCGTTCCGGAAGTTCTGGGCCGTCCGCGTCGACTACCGGCGGACGGACGGCCACGAACTGCTCCCGTACGTCCTCGACTACGCCGAACTGCTCGTCACCGCGTCGCTCCCGGTGCTCGGTCTCGCCGTCGGGGCGTTCTTCTACGACCGCTATCTGACCGGCGGGCGGCGACCGCTGCTGCACTTCTTCGGCTTCTGGGCCGGCGTCTCGCTGCTTCTCGTGCCGATGCTCGCCGAGCAGTTCGCGCCGTGGCTCGCCGTCCACACGGTGACCGCGCTGACGCTTCCGGCGGCGCTCGGCGTGGCGGCGCTCGCACGGATGGGGCGTATCGGACTCGAACGCGACCGAGCGGCCCGCGTCGGCGTCGTCGCACTCGTCTCGCTCGTCCTTCTGGCGCACGTCGGCGGCGTCGTCGCCGCGAACGTCTACGGCCAACCGGGCCCCGACGACGACCTCGCGCAGTACGCACAGCCCTCACAACCGCTCGAACCGATGCTCGAAAACGCCTCGGCGGCGATGGAGCGCACGGACGGCCCCGACGTCGTCTACGTCGGTGAGGCGTTCTACACGCTGAACGCCGACAGCGACCGCCGGCCGCCGGTGTCGGACGCGTGGGGGAACCGGCTCCCGCTCCCGTGGTACTTCGAGCGCCTCGACGCGCGACAGACGAGCGTCGCCGACCCGAACGGGTTGACGATGGTCGCCGGCGAACCGGCGGTCGTCGTCGCGGACGGGGAGAGGCGGAGTCAGGTCGCTCGGCGACTGGAGGGGTACGAGTCGACGCGCTACGAACTCGGACTGTGGAACCGGGAAGTGTTCGTCTTCGTGAAGCAGTAG
- a CDS encoding rhomboid family intramembrane serine protease, which yields MFAVPSWLPLSRLALVAVAVACLYVAWRLDDRRERRVAALRSRLLYGVPWGTLVSALFVLAVYLVVQGGYQYWYRPVVVPFRAWSYLYPTGMLTAAFSHSGAGHLLGNLFGTLTLAPLVEYAWGHYPTAREGESLGSSKWRADPRVRAFLLFPAAVVAVGLFTALFSVGPIVGFSGVVFAFAGFALVYYPLTTVLALSASRVVDLLYDSLVDPTTVASSRETIVSPWWAQIAIQGHAIGLLAGVFLALWLVDRRGDEFPSALRLWTGVLLFSVSQSLWAVYWYRGGDSYVLFRAVGLALVLLLATLVAAAVGASGRPLLGRVGASVRERAGDVVGDGSGRRTRESGDERGGESGGRNGLRSVTGRQAAVALLLVGAAAITGPAIAVNMVTTAGDDSPGESVQVRGYEVTYAENVTNGMVSVLDLEGFGESTSVTTSGVVVRNPDRNIWTREVSKAQLAFRGRSAVRVGGVGWRETVVANRTGWSLAGSNASYRVTLAVDGDETTAYTSPPATAEPVVAGQNVSIAAENESFRLVVGTENDTVSAPVPRTNESVTLREIRFTNRDGKLYAETNGTRVRVASRERYR from the coding sequence ATGTTCGCGGTTCCGTCGTGGCTCCCTCTCTCTCGACTCGCGCTCGTCGCCGTCGCCGTCGCCTGTCTGTACGTCGCGTGGCGGTTGGACGACCGCCGGGAACGACGAGTCGCCGCGCTTCGGTCGCGGCTGCTCTACGGGGTGCCGTGGGGGACGCTCGTCTCGGCGCTGTTCGTGCTCGCCGTCTACCTCGTCGTCCAGGGTGGGTACCAGTACTGGTATCGGCCCGTCGTCGTCCCCTTCCGAGCGTGGTCGTATCTCTACCCGACCGGCATGCTCACGGCCGCGTTCTCGCACTCGGGGGCGGGCCACCTCCTCGGCAATCTGTTCGGGACGCTGACGCTCGCGCCGCTGGTCGAGTACGCGTGGGGTCACTATCCGACGGCGCGCGAGGGTGAGAGCCTCGGGTCGTCGAAGTGGCGCGCCGACCCGCGGGTCCGCGCGTTTCTCCTCTTCCCCGCCGCCGTCGTCGCCGTCGGTCTCTTCACCGCCCTGTTCTCGGTGGGCCCCATCGTCGGCTTCTCGGGCGTCGTCTTCGCGTTCGCCGGGTTCGCGCTCGTCTACTACCCGCTCACCACCGTCCTGGCGCTGTCGGCCAGTCGCGTCGTCGACCTCCTGTACGACTCGCTGGTCGACCCGACGACCGTCGCGTCCTCGCGCGAGACCATCGTCTCCCCGTGGTGGGCGCAGATAGCGATTCAGGGGCACGCCATCGGGCTTCTCGCCGGCGTGTTTCTCGCGCTGTGGCTGGTCGACCGCCGCGGCGACGAGTTCCCTTCGGCGTTGCGACTCTGGACGGGCGTGCTCCTCTTTTCGGTCTCGCAGTCGCTCTGGGCGGTGTACTGGTACCGCGGCGGCGACAGCTACGTGCTCTTTCGCGCAGTCGGTCTCGCCCTCGTCCTCCTCTTGGCGACGCTCGTCGCCGCCGCCGTCGGTGCGAGCGGCCGTCCGCTCCTCGGCCGGGTCGGCGCGTCGGTTCGCGAGCGGGCCGGCGACGTCGTCGGTGACGGCTCGGGGCGTCGAACGCGAGAGAGCGGGGACGAGAGGGGCGGCGAAAGCGGCGGACGAAACGGACTCCGGTCGGTGACGGGCCGGCAGGCGGCCGTCGCCCTGCTGCTGGTCGGCGCGGCGGCGATAACCGGGCCGGCTATCGCGGTCAACATGGTGACGACGGCGGGCGACGACTCGCCCGGGGAGTCGGTGCAGGTCCGCGGCTACGAGGTGACCTACGCCGAGAACGTGACCAACGGGATGGTGTCGGTGCTCGACCTCGAAGGGTTCGGCGAGTCGACGAGCGTCACTACCTCCGGCGTCGTCGTGCGCAACCCCGACCGAAACATCTGGACGAGAGAGGTGTCGAAAGCGCAACTCGCGTTCAGAGGGCGGTCGGCGGTCCGCGTCGGCGGCGTCGGGTGGCGCGAGACGGTCGTCGCGAACCGAACCGGGTGGTCGCTCGCCGGCAGCAACGCGAGCTATCGAGTGACGCTCGCCGTCGACGGCGACGAGACGACGGCGTACACGTCGCCGCCGGCGACCGCCGAACCGGTCGTCGCCGGACAGAACGTCTCTATCGCGGCCGAGAACGAGAGCTTCCGCCTCGTCGTCGGCACCGAGAACGACACCGTCTCCGCGCCCGTCCCCCGGACGAACGAGTCGGTGACGCTCAGAGAGATTCGGTTCACGAACCGAGACGGAAAACTGTACGCCGAGACGAACGGGACCCGGGTGCGAGTCGCGTCGAGAGAGCGGTACCGGTGA
- a CDS encoding transcription initiation factor IIB, with translation MERPSRQRQREQQAEQTSDETLQCPECSSTDVITDADQGELVCDDCGLVIDERSIDRGPEWRAFNHSERQSKSRVGAPITETMHDRGLTTTIDWKDKDAYGRSLSSEKRSQMHRLRKWQERIRTKDAGERNLQFALSEIDRMASALGVPRSVREVASVIYRRALNEDLIRGRSIEGVATSALYAACRQEGIPRSLDEVAEVSRVPQKEIGRTYRYISQELGLELKPVDPKQFVPRFASALELSEEVQAKATEIIDVSAEQGLLSGKSPTGFAAAAIYAASLLCNEKKTQREVADVAQVTEVTIRNRYQEQIEAMGFR, from the coding sequence ATGGAACGTCCGAGTCGGCAGCGTCAGCGAGAGCAGCAAGCGGAACAGACGTCGGACGAGACCCTGCAGTGTCCGGAATGTAGTTCTACTGATGTTATCACGGACGCAGACCAGGGTGAACTCGTTTGCGACGACTGCGGCCTCGTCATCGACGAGCGCTCTATCGACCGCGGACCGGAGTGGCGGGCGTTCAACCACTCCGAGCGTCAGTCGAAGTCCCGCGTCGGCGCGCCGATCACCGAGACGATGCACGACCGCGGGCTGACGACGACCATCGACTGGAAGGACAAAGACGCCTACGGGCGCTCGCTCTCCTCGGAGAAGCGCAGTCAGATGCACCGACTGCGCAAGTGGCAGGAACGCATCCGAACCAAGGACGCCGGCGAGCGTAATCTCCAATTTGCGCTCAGCGAGATCGACCGGATGGCCTCCGCGCTGGGCGTCCCGCGGTCGGTTCGCGAAGTCGCGTCGGTCATCTACCGCCGCGCGCTCAACGAGGACCTCATCCGCGGGCGCTCAATCGAGGGTGTGGCCACGAGCGCGCTCTACGCGGCCTGCCGACAGGAGGGGATTCCGCGAAGCCTCGACGAAGTCGCCGAAGTATCCCGCGTACCGCAGAAGGAGATCGGTCGGACCTATCGCTACATCTCGCAGGAACTCGGTCTGGAGCTGAAACCCGTCGACCCCAAGCAGTTCGTTCCCCGCTTCGCCTCCGCGCTCGAACTCTCCGAGGAGGTGCAGGCGAAGGCGACCGAAATCATCGACGTCTCCGCCGAGCAGGGCCTGCTCTCGGGGAAGTCGCCGACCGGGTTCGCCGCCGCCGCCATCTACGCGGCGTCGCTTCTGTGCAACGAGAAGAAGACCCAGCGCGAGGTCGCCGACGTCGCGCAGGTGACCGAGGTCACCATCCGCAACCGGTACCAGGAACAGATCGAAGCGATGGGCTTCCGTTGA
- a CDS encoding sulfite oxidase-like oxidoreductase: protein MSKNVTGLYEEFGGDRLPPGQRKTERFPVLSKSGTPSWDPASWQFDVWGAVGEQLQFSYEEFKDLPAETHIQDFHCVTGWSKFDCEFTGVTFPTLAKMAGVDDDAVHVMFHALDGYTTNLSLEECMRDEVLFVYEYDGEPLPADHGGPLRVVTPHKYAYKGAKWVEGVEFLTEAERGYWEKRGYSNTANPWNEERYS, encoded by the coding sequence ATGAGCAAGAACGTCACCGGTCTCTACGAGGAGTTCGGCGGGGATAGACTCCCGCCCGGCCAGCGCAAGACCGAGCGGTTCCCGGTGCTCTCGAAGAGCGGGACGCCCTCGTGGGACCCGGCGTCGTGGCAGTTCGACGTCTGGGGCGCGGTCGGCGAGCAGTTGCAGTTCTCCTACGAGGAGTTCAAAGACCTGCCCGCAGAAACCCATATCCAGGATTTCCACTGCGTCACCGGGTGGAGCAAGTTCGACTGCGAGTTCACGGGCGTGACGTTCCCGACGCTCGCGAAGATGGCCGGCGTCGACGACGACGCGGTCCACGTGATGTTCCACGCGCTCGACGGCTACACGACGAACCTCTCGCTCGAAGAGTGCATGCGCGACGAGGTGCTGTTCGTCTACGAGTACGACGGCGAACCGCTCCCGGCGGACCACGGCGGCCCCCTCCGCGTCGTCACCCCGCACAAGTACGCCTACAAAGGGGCCAAATGGGTCGAGGGCGTTGAGTTCCTCACCGAAGCCGAGCGTGGTTACTGGGAGAAACGTGGTTACTCGAATACTGCTAATCCGTGGAACGAAGAGCGGTATAGCTGA
- a CDS encoding universal stress protein — protein sequence MYDRILLPTDGSEAAEAAAPDAFELAETYGAEIHVLYVVDTRTLATVDLGAERVLTMLEEEGNAAVERLRSRAEDAGLDVVTAVESGSPASIIVDYSEDHDVDLVVMATHGRRGLDRYLLGSVAERVVRGSDAPVLTVRYVTDAE from the coding sequence ATGTACGACCGAATCCTCTTGCCGACGGACGGAAGCGAGGCGGCGGAGGCGGCCGCTCCCGACGCGTTCGAACTCGCCGAGACGTACGGTGCGGAAATCCACGTGCTCTACGTCGTCGACACGCGGACGCTCGCCACCGTCGACTTGGGTGCCGAGAGGGTTCTCACGATGCTCGAAGAGGAGGGCAATGCCGCCGTCGAGCGTCTCCGCTCCCGGGCCGAAGACGCCGGCCTCGACGTCGTCACCGCCGTCGAGTCGGGCTCGCCGGCGAGTATCATCGTCGATTACAGCGAGGACCACGACGTCGACCTCGTCGTCATGGCGACGCACGGCCGACGCGGACTCGACCGATATCTGCTCGGCAGCGTCGCCGAGCGGGTCGTCCGGGGTTCCGACGCGCCGGTGCTCACCGTGAGGTACGTCACGGACGCCGAATAA
- a CDS encoding METTL5 family protein, giving the protein MGDRRALETQLAVVAGFDNPQVRLEQYPTPPDIAAHVVHLADLQGDVDGRTVVDLGTGTGMLALGAALRGPDRVVGVELDAEALATARDNERRVGTTTPIHWVRADATRAPLCVSDSASKTTVLMNPPFGAQNGNRGADRAFLSTAAALADVSYSIHNRGSREFVESFAADEGGEVTHAFGATLTLERQFDFHDEATKDLDTEVFRIRWS; this is encoded by the coding sequence ATGGGAGACAGGCGCGCGCTGGAGACGCAACTGGCCGTCGTCGCCGGGTTCGATAACCCGCAGGTCCGTCTCGAACAGTATCCGACGCCGCCGGATATCGCCGCCCACGTCGTTCACCTGGCGGACTTGCAGGGCGACGTCGACGGCCGGACGGTCGTGGACCTCGGCACCGGCACGGGGATGTTGGCGCTCGGGGCGGCGCTTCGCGGCCCCGACCGCGTCGTCGGCGTCGAACTCGACGCCGAAGCGCTCGCCACCGCCCGCGACAACGAACGCCGGGTCGGAACCACGACGCCGATTCACTGGGTTCGCGCCGACGCGACGCGCGCCCCGCTGTGCGTCTCCGACAGCGCCTCGAAGACGACGGTGCTGATGAACCCGCCGTTCGGAGCGCAGAACGGCAACCGCGGGGCCGACCGAGCGTTTCTCTCCACCGCGGCGGCACTCGCCGACGTCTCGTACTCGATTCACAACCGGGGGAGCCGGGAGTTCGTCGAGTCGTTCGCCGCCGACGAAGGCGGCGAGGTCACCCACGCCTTCGGCGCGACGCTGACGCTGGAGCGACAGTTCGACTTCCACGACGAGGCGACGAAGGACCTCGACACCGAGGTGTTCCGGATTCGGTGGTCGTGA